From one Salinibacterium hongtaonis genomic stretch:
- the purU gene encoding formyltetrahydrofolate deformylase: MNSLPPTALDSTHWVLTIVCNDRPGIVHALSGAIVTAGGNITESQQFSSVDTDNFFMRLQVESTATRAEFEAALLPVVAHYDMRWHLDVVGRPLRTLVLVSKAAHCLNDMLFRERAGQLPVHVPLVLSNHDELAGLAEFYGVPFERMPIGNAADKAAFEARIVDEVEKHDIELVVLARYMQILSPELCEFLEGRAINIHHSFLPGFKGANPYRQAHARGVKIIGATAHFVTSDLDEGPIIEQNIVRVDHTHSPAELMAIGQDEESRTLTQAVKWFAENRVLLDGHRTIIFK; encoded by the coding sequence GTGAACTCGCTCCCTCCCACTGCACTTGACTCCACCCATTGGGTACTCACCATCGTCTGCAACGACCGCCCCGGAATCGTGCACGCGCTCAGCGGGGCGATTGTTACCGCTGGCGGCAACATCACGGAGTCGCAGCAGTTCTCAAGCGTCGACACCGACAACTTCTTCATGCGCCTGCAGGTTGAATCCACGGCAACGCGCGCCGAGTTCGAGGCTGCGCTTCTGCCCGTCGTCGCCCACTACGACATGCGCTGGCACCTCGACGTGGTCGGCCGCCCCCTGCGCACCCTCGTGCTCGTCTCCAAGGCAGCGCACTGCCTTAACGACATGCTCTTTCGGGAACGCGCCGGTCAGCTGCCCGTCCATGTGCCCCTCGTGCTCAGCAACCACGACGAGCTCGCTGGCCTCGCCGAGTTCTACGGGGTCCCCTTCGAGCGGATGCCCATCGGCAATGCAGCAGACAAGGCCGCGTTCGAAGCGCGCATTGTGGACGAGGTTGAGAAGCACGACATCGAGCTTGTGGTGCTTGCCCGGTACATGCAGATTCTCTCGCCCGAGCTGTGTGAATTTCTTGAGGGCAGGGCCATCAACATCCACCACTCGTTCCTGCCCGGGTTCAAGGGGGCAAACCCCTACCGTCAGGCCCACGCGCGCGGTGTGAAGATCATCGGCGCCACCGCCCACTTTGTGACGAGCGACCTCGACGAGGGGCCAATCATCGAGCAGAACATTGTGCGTGTCGACCACACACACTCCCCCGCCGAGCTCATGGCCATTGGCCAGGATGAAGAGAGCCGCACCCTCACCCAGGCCGTCAAGTGGTTCGCCGAGAACCGCGTGCTGCTCGACGGGCACCGCACCATCATCTTCAAGTAG